In the genome of Neovison vison isolate M4711 chromosome 3, ASM_NN_V1, whole genome shotgun sequence, one region contains:
- the FAM126B gene encoding protein FAM126B isoform X2, producing MLGSERGVVEEWLSEFKALPDTQITNYAATLHRKKTLVPALYKVIQDSNNELLEPVCHQLFELYRSSEVRLKRFTLQFLPELMWVYLRLTVSRDRQSNGCIEALLLGIYNLEIADKDGNNKVLSFTIPSLSKPSIYHEPSTIGSMALTEGALCQHDLIRVVYSDLHPQRETFTAQNRFEVLSFLMLCYNSAIVYMPASSYQSLCRMGSRVCVSGFPRQHEKHWKELCGRIVLDPEFMVQLLTGVYYAMYNGQWDLGQEVLDDIIYRAQLELFSQPLLVANAMKNSLPFDAPDSSQEGQKVLKVEVTPTVPRISRTAITTASIRRHRWRREGAEGVNGEESVNLNDADEGFSSGASLSSQPFGTKPSSSSQRGSLRKVATGRSAKDKETASVIKSSESPRDAVIRRQYVQQPTDLSVDSIELTPMKKHLSLPAGQVVPKTNSISLIRTASASSSKSFDYVNGSQASTSIGVGTEGVTNLAANKVNRYSTISLQEDRLGQAGEGKELLSPGAPLTKQSRSPSFNMQLISQV from the exons ATGCTGGGATCTGAACGTGGTGTTGTGGAAGAATGGTTATCAGAATTCAAG GCATTACCTGACACTCAGATCACCAATTATGCAGCAACTTTACACCGGAAAAAAACGCTGGTACCAGCCCTCTATAAAGTTATTCAAGATTCAAATAATGAG cttctgGAGCCTGTCTGCCACCAGCTGTTTGAGCTCTATCGTAGCTCTGAAGTTCGACTTAAGAGGTTCACACTGCAATTCTTGCCAGAATTGATGTGGGTTTATTTACGGCTCACGGTTAGCCGAGACAGACAGAGTAATGGTTGCATTGAAGCACTTCTGTTAGGAATTTATAATTTG GAAATTGCTGATAAAGATGGAAACAATAAAGTTCTATCTTTTACTATCCCTTCTTTATCCAAGCCTTCAATATACCATGAG CCCTCAACAATTGGATCCATGGCTTTGACAGAAGGGGCTTTGTGTCAGCATGATCTCATCAGGGTTGTTTATAGtgatcttcatcctcaaagggaaaCATTCACTGCACAAAACCG gtttgAAGTCTTGAGTTTCCTCATGTTGTGTTACAATTCTGCTATTGTATATATGCCTGCTTCATCTTACCAGTCTCTTTGTCGGATGGGCTCCAG GGTTTGTGTGAGTGGGTTTCCACGGCAACACGAAAAACACTGGAAAGAACTCTGTGGTCGAATAGTATTGGATCCTGAATTCATGGTGCAACTTCTCACAGGGGTTTATTATGCCAT GTATAATGGGCAGTGGGACCTTGGCCAAGAAGTCCTTGATGACATCATTTATAGAGCTCAGCTAGAACTCTTTTCCCAACCACTGTTG gtTGCCAATGCCATGAAGAATTCATTACCATTTGATGCTCCTGATTCTTCACAAGAAGGCCAGAAGGTACTTAAAGTGGAAGTCACTCCAACAGTGCCGAGGATTTCTCGGACTGCGATTACAACAGCTTCAATCCGTCGTCATAGATGGAGGAGAGAAG gtgCTGAGGGTGTAAATGGAGAAGAGTCGGTAAACCTAAATGATGCAGATGAAGGATTTTCATCAGGGGCTTCCCTCAGCAGTCAGCCATTTGGGACCAAACCATCCTCCTCTTCTCAGAGGGGAAGCTTAAGGAAAGTAGCAACGGGGCGTTCAGCTAAGGATAAAGAAACAGCTTCTGTCATCAAATCCAGTGAGAGCCCTCGAGATGCAGTCATTCGCAGGCAGTATGTACAGCAACCAACTGATCTTAGTGTAGATTCAATCGAGCTGACACCGATGAAGAAACACCTGAGCTTGCCTGCTGGCCAGGTGGTGCCAAAAACCAATAGTATAAGTCTAATCCGGACAGCCAGTGCTTCCTCAAGCAAATCATTTGACTATGTAAATGGCAGTCAAGCAAGTACCAGCATTGGGGTTGGCACTGAGGGAGTTACTAATTTAGCAGCTAACAAGGTTAATCGATACTCAACTATCAGTCTACAGGAAGACCGGCTAGGTCAAGCTGGAGAAGGTAAAGAGCTCCTCAGCCCAGGAGCCCCCTTAACCAAGCAGTCTCGATCCCCAAGTTTCAATATGCAGCTAATATCCCAGGTGTAG
- the FAM126B gene encoding protein FAM126B isoform X1, whose product MLGSERGVVEEWLSEFKALPDTQITNYAATLHRKKTLVPALYKVIQDSNNELLEPVCHQLFELYRSSEVRLKRFTLQFLPELMWVYLRLTVSRDRQSNGCIEALLLGIYNLEIADKDGNNKVLSFTIPSLSKPSIYHEPSTIGSMALTEGALCQHDLIRVVYSDLHPQRETFTAQNRFEVLSFLMLCYNSAIVYMPASSYQSLCRMGSRVCVSGFPRQHEKHWKELCGRIVLDPEFMVQLLTGVYYAMYNGQWDLGQEVLDDIIYRAQLELFSQPLLVANAMKNSLPFDAPDSSQEGQKVLKVEVTPTVPRISRTAITTASIRRHRWRREDGFDFSNEADSSIPGSPIQHGSTDLGIKRVQEGEVLVRRTPEHGSPEPNSAAATTEGAEGVNGEESVNLNDADEGFSSGASLSSQPFGTKPSSSSQRGSLRKVATGRSAKDKETASVIKSSESPRDAVIRRQYVQQPTDLSVDSIELTPMKKHLSLPAGQVVPKTNSISLIRTASASSSKSFDYVNGSQASTSIGVGTEGVTNLAANKVNRYSTISLQEDRLGQAGEGKELLSPGAPLTKQSRSPSFNMQLISQV is encoded by the exons ATGCTGGGATCTGAACGTGGTGTTGTGGAAGAATGGTTATCAGAATTCAAG GCATTACCTGACACTCAGATCACCAATTATGCAGCAACTTTACACCGGAAAAAAACGCTGGTACCAGCCCTCTATAAAGTTATTCAAGATTCAAATAATGAG cttctgGAGCCTGTCTGCCACCAGCTGTTTGAGCTCTATCGTAGCTCTGAAGTTCGACTTAAGAGGTTCACACTGCAATTCTTGCCAGAATTGATGTGGGTTTATTTACGGCTCACGGTTAGCCGAGACAGACAGAGTAATGGTTGCATTGAAGCACTTCTGTTAGGAATTTATAATTTG GAAATTGCTGATAAAGATGGAAACAATAAAGTTCTATCTTTTACTATCCCTTCTTTATCCAAGCCTTCAATATACCATGAG CCCTCAACAATTGGATCCATGGCTTTGACAGAAGGGGCTTTGTGTCAGCATGATCTCATCAGGGTTGTTTATAGtgatcttcatcctcaaagggaaaCATTCACTGCACAAAACCG gtttgAAGTCTTGAGTTTCCTCATGTTGTGTTACAATTCTGCTATTGTATATATGCCTGCTTCATCTTACCAGTCTCTTTGTCGGATGGGCTCCAG GGTTTGTGTGAGTGGGTTTCCACGGCAACACGAAAAACACTGGAAAGAACTCTGTGGTCGAATAGTATTGGATCCTGAATTCATGGTGCAACTTCTCACAGGGGTTTATTATGCCAT GTATAATGGGCAGTGGGACCTTGGCCAAGAAGTCCTTGATGACATCATTTATAGAGCTCAGCTAGAACTCTTTTCCCAACCACTGTTG gtTGCCAATGCCATGAAGAATTCATTACCATTTGATGCTCCTGATTCTTCACAAGAAGGCCAGAAGGTACTTAAAGTGGAAGTCACTCCAACAGTGCCGAGGATTTCTCGGACTGCGATTACAACAGCTTCAATCCGTCGTCATAGATGGAGGAGAGAAG ATGGCTTTGACTTCTCAAACGAGGCTGACTCGAGTATTCCTGGCTCCCCGATCCAACACGGCTCCACTGACCTAGGGATCAAACGTGTTCAAGAGGGGGAGGTGCTGGTGCGCAGGACCCCTGAGCACGGCTCACCGGAGCCCAACTCAGCAGCAGCCACAACAGAGG gtgCTGAGGGTGTAAATGGAGAAGAGTCGGTAAACCTAAATGATGCAGATGAAGGATTTTCATCAGGGGCTTCCCTCAGCAGTCAGCCATTTGGGACCAAACCATCCTCCTCTTCTCAGAGGGGAAGCTTAAGGAAAGTAGCAACGGGGCGTTCAGCTAAGGATAAAGAAACAGCTTCTGTCATCAAATCCAGTGAGAGCCCTCGAGATGCAGTCATTCGCAGGCAGTATGTACAGCAACCAACTGATCTTAGTGTAGATTCAATCGAGCTGACACCGATGAAGAAACACCTGAGCTTGCCTGCTGGCCAGGTGGTGCCAAAAACCAATAGTATAAGTCTAATCCGGACAGCCAGTGCTTCCTCAAGCAAATCATTTGACTATGTAAATGGCAGTCAAGCAAGTACCAGCATTGGGGTTGGCACTGAGGGAGTTACTAATTTAGCAGCTAACAAGGTTAATCGATACTCAACTATCAGTCTACAGGAAGACCGGCTAGGTCAAGCTGGAGAAGGTAAAGAGCTCCTCAGCCCAGGAGCCCCCTTAACCAAGCAGTCTCGATCCCCAAGTTTCAATATGCAGCTAATATCCCAGGTGTAG
- the FAM126B gene encoding protein FAM126B isoform X3, whose translation MWVYLRLTVSRDRQSNGCIEALLLGIYNLEIADKDGNNKVLSFTIPSLSKPSIYHEPSTIGSMALTEGALCQHDLIRVVYSDLHPQRETFTAQNRFEVLSFLMLCYNSAIVYMPASSYQSLCRMGSRVCVSGFPRQHEKHWKELCGRIVLDPEFMVQLLTGVYYAMYNGQWDLGQEVLDDIIYRAQLELFSQPLLVANAMKNSLPFDAPDSSQEGQKVLKVEVTPTVPRISRTAITTASIRRHRWRREDGFDFSNEADSSIPGSPIQHGSTDLGIKRVQEGEVLVRRTPEHGSPEPNSAAATTEGAEGVNGEESVNLNDADEGFSSGASLSSQPFGTKPSSSSQRGSLRKVATGRSAKDKETASVIKSSESPRDAVIRRQYVQQPTDLSVDSIELTPMKKHLSLPAGQVVPKTNSISLIRTASASSSKSFDYVNGSQASTSIGVGTEGVTNLAANKVNRYSTISLQEDRLGQAGEGKELLSPGAPLTKQSRSPSFNMQLISQV comes from the exons ATGTGGGTTTATTTACGGCTCACGGTTAGCCGAGACAGACAGAGTAATGGTTGCATTGAAGCACTTCTGTTAGGAATTTATAATTTG GAAATTGCTGATAAAGATGGAAACAATAAAGTTCTATCTTTTACTATCCCTTCTTTATCCAAGCCTTCAATATACCATGAG CCCTCAACAATTGGATCCATGGCTTTGACAGAAGGGGCTTTGTGTCAGCATGATCTCATCAGGGTTGTTTATAGtgatcttcatcctcaaagggaaaCATTCACTGCACAAAACCG gtttgAAGTCTTGAGTTTCCTCATGTTGTGTTACAATTCTGCTATTGTATATATGCCTGCTTCATCTTACCAGTCTCTTTGTCGGATGGGCTCCAG GGTTTGTGTGAGTGGGTTTCCACGGCAACACGAAAAACACTGGAAAGAACTCTGTGGTCGAATAGTATTGGATCCTGAATTCATGGTGCAACTTCTCACAGGGGTTTATTATGCCAT GTATAATGGGCAGTGGGACCTTGGCCAAGAAGTCCTTGATGACATCATTTATAGAGCTCAGCTAGAACTCTTTTCCCAACCACTGTTG gtTGCCAATGCCATGAAGAATTCATTACCATTTGATGCTCCTGATTCTTCACAAGAAGGCCAGAAGGTACTTAAAGTGGAAGTCACTCCAACAGTGCCGAGGATTTCTCGGACTGCGATTACAACAGCTTCAATCCGTCGTCATAGATGGAGGAGAGAAG ATGGCTTTGACTTCTCAAACGAGGCTGACTCGAGTATTCCTGGCTCCCCGATCCAACACGGCTCCACTGACCTAGGGATCAAACGTGTTCAAGAGGGGGAGGTGCTGGTGCGCAGGACCCCTGAGCACGGCTCACCGGAGCCCAACTCAGCAGCAGCCACAACAGAGG gtgCTGAGGGTGTAAATGGAGAAGAGTCGGTAAACCTAAATGATGCAGATGAAGGATTTTCATCAGGGGCTTCCCTCAGCAGTCAGCCATTTGGGACCAAACCATCCTCCTCTTCTCAGAGGGGAAGCTTAAGGAAAGTAGCAACGGGGCGTTCAGCTAAGGATAAAGAAACAGCTTCTGTCATCAAATCCAGTGAGAGCCCTCGAGATGCAGTCATTCGCAGGCAGTATGTACAGCAACCAACTGATCTTAGTGTAGATTCAATCGAGCTGACACCGATGAAGAAACACCTGAGCTTGCCTGCTGGCCAGGTGGTGCCAAAAACCAATAGTATAAGTCTAATCCGGACAGCCAGTGCTTCCTCAAGCAAATCATTTGACTATGTAAATGGCAGTCAAGCAAGTACCAGCATTGGGGTTGGCACTGAGGGAGTTACTAATTTAGCAGCTAACAAGGTTAATCGATACTCAACTATCAGTCTACAGGAAGACCGGCTAGGTCAAGCTGGAGAAGGTAAAGAGCTCCTCAGCCCAGGAGCCCCCTTAACCAAGCAGTCTCGATCCCCAAGTTTCAATATGCAGCTAATATCCCAGGTGTAG